The Candidatus Rubidus massiliensis DNA segment TGGATCCATCTTTCTAAAAACTGTTTAAATGAAGAGCAATGGCAGAAACTAAATGATCTTTGTAGTAAAAATCATCTAAAAGGGTTGCAAATTTATGCTATTGATTATCCAAAAGGTGTTGTACCTGGCTTTTATGACATGAATCATACCCTTTACAACGAAGAAAAATCAGAAGTGGTTGATTCCCAAGTACGTTGGATTTTAACCCAATCTTTGCATCGCTTTTTTCCAGATAAAAACATCGATGCTATATTTGATTTTGGGGCCGGTCAAAGTCCGGAAGCCCTATATATGGCAAGAAAGGGGATAGAAATAAAAACTTACGTTGCTGTAGATCACGATGGGGATGAATTAGATAAACTAGAGGAAAGATTGCCCGATTCGTATAAAGCTAAATTAGAAAAATTTAAAGATCCTTTTGTCACATATAATGGGCAAAAATCTTTTGATCTTTTTTTAGCCTGTTTTACATTTCCGTACCGCACTAAAGCAGATTTTCCTCAGGTTTGGAATAAGGCTGTTTCTTTAATTAAAATGGGGGGGATAATGGCATTTCATCTTTACGGAGAACCTTTACAGAAAAACCAGAGCCATACCTACCATACTTTGCATGAGATAGAAAACTTATTAAAGAAAGAATTTTCGGAATTTGAGATTGTAGAAGAGAATAAAGCCTGTCAAAACGTTTATCATCACTTCTATTCAGAAGGAAATAAATTTCAAATTAAAACTTTAGAAAATTTTACATTTACGGAAACTTACGGTGGTGAAAATCCAGAGTGGGGCATTCTTTACCATATCATTGCAAAAAAAATATAATTGACATATCTCACTTTTTTTAATAGGTTGCGTTAAGAAAGTTAAAGTTTAAAGGATAGTCATGCCTGCAAAATTAATGGGTAAAGTTGCTATTGTAACCGGAGCTTCTAAAGGGATTGGAGCGGAAATTGCAAAACATTTCTCTAAAGAGGGTGCTTCTGTTGTTGTCAACTATTCAACAAGCCAAAAAGAAGCTGAGCTAGTTGTAAAAGAAATTGTTCAAAACGGTGGAAAAGCTATAGCTATTCAAGCAAATCTGTCCAAACCAGCAGATATACCGTTTCTATTTAAGGAAACTATCAAGCAATTTGGTAAAGTTGATATTTTAATTAATAATGCAGGTGTCTATGAATTTAAACCCATTGAAGAAATCACCGAAGAACATTATCGCCGCTTATTCGATTTAAATGTTTTAGGTTTGGTCCTTGCAAGCAAAGAGGCTGTAAAAAATTTTGGCAAGGATGGAGGCGTTATTATTAATATCAGTTCCGTTGCAAGTGTAATAGCTCGCGCGGAAGCCTCGATATATAGTGCTACAAAAGCGGCTGTTGACGCTATTACAAAAGCATTAGCAAAAGAATTAGGCCCAAGAAAAATTCGTGTAAATTCTGTAAATCCAGGTCTCGTGGAAACCGAAGGTGTCCATTCACAAGGAATTATTGAAAGTGATCTTCGTAAAGAAGTGGAGCAAAAAAGTCCTTTAAGAAGAATTGGCCAACCAAAAGATATTGCACCAATTGTTGCTTTTTTAGCATCAGAGGACGCTTCATGGATCACAGGTGAAACTTTCTTTGTTACGGGAGGACCTTACTAGAATAGGATACTTGAACTTTAGTAAATTAAAATAAGTTTTTATTTGCTTAAAAAAATATCAACACTTTTTTTATCTTTTATTCTTTACAATTTATTCTATAAATTTAATTCTTTTAACTTTTCATTCTTGTCATTAACTGAATTTTGAATTTTATTAAATAATACGCTACACTATTGGATTATTTTCACAGGAATTTATGACAAAAATTGCATGTGTTCGAAAAATTCATTTTTGCTCAGGACATCGCGTTTTAAATCACGAGGGAAAATGTGCAAATGCCCATGGTCATAATTATTATGCGCATATTTTTGCAGAAGCAAACAATTTAGATGAACTGGGGCGCGTGATAGACTTTTCTGTTTTGAAAGAAATGATTGGTGGATGGATCGATAAACACTGGGATCATAATTTCTTAGTGTGTGATAAGGATGAAGAAATGCTAAGAGCTCTTCAATTAATAACTTCACCCAAAAAACCATTTATTTGTCCCTTTAATCCAACAGCTGAAAACATGGCAATCTATTTATTAGAAGTAATTTGTCCTCAAGAGTTAAAGAATACGAATGTAACGGTGACAAAAGTAATTATTTCTGAAACAGACAATTGTTATGCCGAGGCGACGTTATAGAGAACCATTAATTTATATAAAGTACAAAAATGTTTATTGATATAGAGGAGGAAGTTGGGTTTTCACAAAATCAAATCGATTTTAATCTTATCCCAAGTTCCCCATTTCGAAAAAATAACTTTTCGGAAGAACAGAAAATTCAATTAATTTCCTATCATTTCGAAAAAATTTTGGAGATTATAGGTCTTGATTTGACCGACGATTCGATTTGTAAAACTCCTCATCGTTTTGCAAAAATGTTGATACAAGAATTATTTAAAGGATTAGATGAGCGTAATTTTCCAACCATCACGACTCAAGAAAATAAATTCAATTACGATCAAATGCTTTTTGAAGCCAATATTAGCATCAAAAGTGTCTGTGAGCATCACTTTGCTCCTATTTTAGGGTATTGTCATATCGCTTATTTTCCTAAAAATAAAGTTATTGGTTTATCTAAACTAAACCGTGTTGCCCAATACTTTGCCTCTCGTCCTCAAGTTCAGGAGAGAATGACAAGACAAATAAAAGAAGCTTTAGTTCAAGTTCTTGAAACAGATGATATTGCAGTTGTTGTAGACGCTGTTCATCTATGCGTTAGAATGCGAGGTGTGCAAGATAATGACGCTTTAACTCGTACTGCTTCTTATGGAGGAAAATTTAATGAGTCTGAATTTAGGCGTGAATTTTTATCCAGTATTCCAAAGCTTACCGATGTAAAATTGTAATTTTATCAGGGTGATTTAAAGTTTTCTACTGTTTAACTAAAACATGAGGATATATGAACACTTCGCAGATTAGTTTTAAATTATTTAATAGTGATTTTATCAACTCTGCTGAATTGGATACTTTAAATCAAGTCACTCAATCAATACCTCGTCAAACGTGGTATGGACGAGAAAATTTTTTAAAAGATACTTTTGTAGCCAAATTAGTCGATAGTGAATTTCTTTTTTCATTCTCTAAAAGTTATATTTGTCTGCCAGTTATTGAGAAAATAGCCGCAATTTTCTTAAAACAGATTTTAGATTTACACCATGATCCTATAAAAATGTGTATCTTCGAATCTACTATTGATCGAAACACCGTTACTAAAGAAACGGAAGAAACGAGTCATTTCTTTTGGCATAGGGATTCTATTTGTTTAGAAAATCGTGAGAGGACACCTGTTGACTACACATTGATTTTTTTATTAAATCAAAAGATTTGGGATGGGGGAAATTTATTACTACAAAAGGGGGGCAACTATATTGGTAATTCTTATCAATGGCAAGGATCTGAAACACCCATTATTGAAATTCCTATAGGAAATGACAAGGCCATCATTTTTAAAAATATCGATTGCGGTCATGCAGTCACAGCATTAAAAGTAAAAGAAAACGATTTAGTGCATAGAGATGTCTTTATTTTAACTTGTAAAATTCTAAGCTAGAAAAAGCATAAGAAGAATGGTTAAAATAGAGAACAACTACAAAATTATTTTCTTGCACTCCCTATTTTTATTTTTTTAGAACAATTAAACCACAGAAGAGGATAGGAGATTAAAGAGAGTTGAAATAATTCTATAAATTATATAAACAACTAAGATTTGACTTTAAGCCATTCAAGTGGTCGTGGTGAAAAGGAAAGTTCATTTTTGGCTTTCTTATTTGAGGCGCCTCTTAATTGAGTAGCATAGTAGACAGAATCTGGACCATTTATTTTCGTTTCTTCTTCTATGGTTCTGCGTAAAGGTTCAGGTGCAGCTAACCAATTCGCATAATGGTTTAAAAAATCAGCTTGGGTGATAGGCGAATCACTTACAATATTATAAATAATAGAGGGCGCATTTAAAGCTAAATAGATAGCATTTGCTGCATCTTCAACGTGAACAAAATTCCACATACCATCGCCTTTTCCAATTATTGGATAAGCTTGCTTCTTCACTTGATCAGCAATGCTGCCATCTTTTGCATACCATGTATTTGGACCATAAAAAAAGCCAAAACGTAAAATGATTTTTTTGAGAATTGAAGAGTGTAGTAAGCGTTGTTCTATCTCTTGGTAGACTTTAATACCAGCAACAATTCCAGGTGTAGCATTGAAGGCAAATAAATCCTCTTCTGTGGCTAAATGACTACCAGGCTCATACCAAAAAGCGCAAGATTGTTGTATATAAGTCGTTACGGATAAATCTTCTGCAGCTTTTAATAAATTTAATCCTCCCTCTATTCGTATTTTTTTATCATTTGCTGCAGCTTTTTGCATTTCAAAGGGAGTATAATTTTTTGGAAGTGATGTAAGCATATCAACAATTACATCTGGTTGACAATTAGCGAGAGCCTGTTTTACGTTATTTTCATCAAAGATATCCACAACCATAGGTGTGGCGCCAAGTTTTGCAATAATCTCTTTTTTCTTAATTGATCTTGTTAATGCAAACACCTCGATATTATTTAAAACAAGCTTTTTGATTAAGGGAATACCAATTGCGCCTGTTGCTCCAGCTATTAAAATTTTCATTTAATTACCGTATAATCAAATTGATCTACCAAGAGCATTTTTCTATATATTGTTATGTGCAAAATCAAATTTAAGAAGCTGCTTTGTTTTTTTTTAAATGAGCATTGAAAATATTGGTTTTTACCCACTCTATTTCCTCCTCATTTATGGTATGGGGCATGTTGGGATATACTTTTAAGGTTACATTAGCTCCTAAAAGTTCAAAGATCTCTTTCGTTTTTTGGGAACGACTTAAAGGGACGTGAGGATCTTTGTCGCTGTTACCTATAAAAACTTTAGTTCCTAAAAAATTGCCTTTATAACGACTAATATTAAGTTCTTTTCCGATTAAGCCTCCTGTAAAAGCAATTATACCGCCATAGTTTTCAGGATAACGTCCACAAACTTCAAGAGTAAGACAAGCGCCTTGTGAAAAACCCATGATGAAAATGTTTTTTTTAGGAATGTTCAAGGCTATTTTTTCTATTAATTGTTTTATGTTATGAATAGAATTTGATAACCAAGGTTCATTTTTATCTTCTTCTTCTAAAAAAGTATAAGGATACCATGTATTATTATTAGCTTGAGGCGCTACGATATAAAATGTATTATCGCAAAATTTTTCGGAAAGAGGGAGAATGCTACTAGCAGTGCCACCTCTTCCGTGGAGCAAAATTAAAGCATTAGTAGCTTTAGAAAGCTCAATCCCTTTTTCATAAATTAGTATGTCCATGATCTTTATAATTTTCCAAATTTAAATTTATTATTGGCAAAGCACTTTCAATGGCCATCCGATTTTTTTCCTCCCAGGAAGGAAGTTTGAGTGACATCCCCAATTCTTCTAAAGGTTCATCAATCGCAAATCCGGGAGGTAAAGTAGCAATTTCAAAAAGAACGCCACCAGGTTCTCTAAAATAAATGGAATGAAAATACTCTCTATCCAATATTGGGGTTACATTTAAACCAAAACGAATCAATTTTTGCTGCGCTATTTTTTGAGTTTGTTCATTTTTTGTGGCAAAGGCTACGTGATGAACTGTTCCACATCCGGGC contains these protein-coding regions:
- the gdhI gene encoding Glucose 1-dehydrogenase 1, which produces MPAKLMGKVAIVTGASKGIGAEIAKHFSKEGASVVVNYSTSQKEAELVVKEIVQNGGKAIAIQANLSKPADIPFLFKETIKQFGKVDILINNAGVYEFKPIEEITEEHYRRLFDLNVLGLVLASKEAVKNFGKDGGVIINISSVASVIARAEASIYSATKAAVDAITKALAKELGPRKIRVNSVNPGLVETEGVHSQGIIESDLRKEVEQKSPLRRIGQPKDIAPIVAFLASEDASWITGETFFVTGGPY
- a CDS encoding queuosine biosynthesis protein QueD; this encodes MTKIACVRKIHFCSGHRVLNHEGKCANAHGHNYYAHIFAEANNLDELGRVIDFSVLKEMIGGWIDKHWDHNFLVCDKDEEMLRALQLITSPKKPFICPFNPTAENMAIYLLEVICPQELKNTNVTVTKVIISETDNCYAEATL
- the folE gene encoding GTP cyclohydrolase 1; this encodes MFIDIEEEVGFSQNQIDFNLIPSSPFRKNNFSEEQKIQLISYHFEKILEIIGLDLTDDSICKTPHRFAKMLIQELFKGLDERNFPTITTQENKFNYDQMLFEANISIKSVCEHHFAPILGYCHIAYFPKNKVIGLSKLNRVAQYFASRPQVQERMTRQIKEALVQVLETDDIAVVVDAVHLCVRMRGVQDNDALTRTASYGGKFNESEFRREFLSSIPKLTDVKL
- a CDS encoding short chain dehydrogenase — protein: MKILIAGATGAIGIPLIKKLVLNNIEVFALTRSIKKKEIIAKLGATPMVVDIFDENNVKQALANCQPDVIVDMLTSLPKNYTPFEMQKAAANDKKIRIEGGLNLLKAAEDLSVTTYIQQSCAFWYEPGSHLATEEDLFAFNATPGIVAGIKVYQEIEQRLLHSSILKKIILRFGFFYGPNTWYAKDGSIADQVKKQAYPIIGKGDGMWNFVHVEDAANAIYLALNAPSIIYNIVSDSPITQADFLNHYANWLAAPEPLRRTIEEETKINGPDSVYYATQLRGASNKKAKNELSFSPRPLEWLKVKS
- a CDS encoding putative hydrolase, which encodes MDILIYEKGIELSKATNALILLHGRGGTASSILPLSEKFCDNTFYIVAPQANNNTWYPYTFLEEEDKNEPWLSNSIHNIKQLIEKIALNIPKKNIFIMGFSQGACLTLEVCGRYPENYGGIIAFTGGLIGKELNISRYKGNFLGTKVFIGNSDKDPHVPLSRSQKTKEIFELLGANVTLKVYPNMPHTINEEEIEWVKTNIFNAHLKKNKAAS